The Cellulomonas sp. S1-8 genomic sequence CGCGCAGGAGGCTGGTGGGGGTGTCGGCCACGACCTCACGGTACCCGCCGTGCCGTGCGCGACCGCGCCGCCCGTCGGTCGTCCCGCGTTCACCCCGGGGACCACCGCGATGGTCCTGCGGCGACGTCGTATGTGCGCTTGTATGGCTGTGTCCAGGAGCACAGCCGACGTGGGTAGGACGTCCCACCTCTGGCCACGACCTCACGGAAGGCTGGGGACGACCCAGCCGGAACGGCACTTCCCTCGGGAGGGGACACATGACTTCCACCACCTCGGACCCGCAGCCCGCCACGGGCGCGGCGCCCGTCGCCCCCGGACCTTTCGCCGCCGCTGAGGCGCGGACCGCCTGGCGCACAGGATCGGGTCGGCTCGACGACGCGACCCTGCGGCGCATCGAGAAGTTCTGGCGCGCCGCCAACTACCTGTCGGTCGGCCAGATCTACCTGCTCGACAACCCCCTGATGCGGCGCCCGCTGCACCGCGACGACGTCAAGCCGCGCCTGCTCGGCCACTGGGGCACCACCCCGGGCCTGAACTTCCTCTACGCGCACCTCAACCGCGCGATCGCGGAGCGCGAGCAGTCGACGATCTACATCACCGGCCCCGGGCACGGCGGCCCCGGTCTCGTCGCGAGCGCCTACCTCGACGGCACCTACTCCGAGGTGTACTCCGACATCACGGAGGACGAGGAGGGGATGCGCCGGCTGTTCCGGCAGTTCTCGTTCCCCGGCGGCATCCCGTCGCACGTCGCGCCGGAGACCCCCGGGTCGATCCACGAGGGCGGTGAGCTCGGGTACGCCCTGAGCCACGCGTACGGCGCCGCGTTCGACAACCCGCACCTGCTGGTAGCCGCGGTCGTCGGCGACGGCGAGGCGGAGACCGGACCGCTGGCCACCAGCTGGCACTCCAACAAGTTCGTCAACCCGCAGCAGGACGGCATCGTCCTGCCGATCCTGCACCTCAACGGCTACAAGATCGCCAACCCGACGATCCTGGCGCGCATCGGCGACGACGAGCTGACCGACCTGATGCGGGGCTACGGCCACACGCCGTACGTCTTCGTCGCCGGCTTCGACGACGAGGACGAGCTCGAGATCCACCGCCGGTTCGCCGTGCTGCTGGACGAGGTCCTCGACGACATCGCCGCGATCAAGGCGCGCGCCGCGCAGGGCGACCTGACGCGTCCGATGTACCCGATGATCGTGTTCCGCACCCCCAAGGGGTGGACGGGACCGGCCGAGATCGACGGCAAGAAGACGACCGGCTCGTGGCGTGCGCACCAGGTGCCGCTCGCGAGCGCCCGCGACACCCCGGAGCACCTCGCGGTGCTCGAGGAGTGGCTGCAGTCGTACCGTCCGTCCGAGCTGTTCGACGCGACGGGCCGGCCGGACGCCGAGATCACAGCGCTCGCCCCCGCGGGCGACCTGCGGATGAGCGCCAACCCGCACGCCAACGGCGGTCAGCTGCTGCGTGACCTGCGCCTGCCCGACTTCCGGGACTTCGCGCAGGACGTGCCGTCACCGGGCGCGACGTTCGCGGAGGCGCCGCGCGTCCTCGGCGAGTTCCTCACCGAGGTCATCCGCCGCAACCCGGACAACTTCCGGATCTTCGGCCCGGACGAGACGGCGTCCAACAGGCTGCAGGGCGTGTACGACGTCACGGCCAAGCAGTGGAACGCGGAGTTCTACGGCGGGGACGTCGACGAGCACATGGAGCGCGCCGGTCGCGTCATGGAGATGCTGTCGGAGCACCAGTGCCAGGGGTGGCTCGAGGGTTACCTCCTGACCGGGCGGCACGGCCTGTTCACGTCGTACGAGGCGTTCATCCACATCGTCGACTCGATGTTCAACCAGCACGCCAAGTGGCTGAAGGTCACCAACCACATCCCGTGGCGGCGGCCCATCGCCAGCCTGAACTACCTGCTGTCGAGCCACGTGTGGCGTCAGGACCACAACGGCTTCAGCCACCAGGACCCGGGCTTCATCGACCACGTGGTCAACAAGAAGGCCGAGGTCGTGCGGGTGTACCTGCCGCCGGACGCCAACACGCTGCTGAGCACGTACGACCACTGCCTGCGCAGCCGGCAGTACGTGAACGTCGTCGTGGCCGGCAAGCAGCCCGCACCCAACTTCCTCACGATGGAGCAGGCCGTCGCGCACTGCACGCGCGGCCTGGGCATCTGGGAGTGGGCGGGTTCCGAGGTCAAGGACGAGGAGCCGGACGTCGTCCTGGCGTGCGCCGGCGACGTGCCGACGGTCGAGGTCCTCGCGGCGGCGGACATCCTGCGGCGCGAGCTGCCGCAGCTCAAGGTGCGCGTCGTCAACGTCGTGGACCTCATGCGCCTGCAGGACGCGCGCGAGCACCCGCACGGGCTCTCGGACCGCGAGTTCGACACGATCTTCACCGCCGACCGGCCGATCGTGTTCGCCTACCACGGGTACCCGTGGCTCATCCACCGCCTCACGTATCGTCGCAACGGGCACGCGAACCTGCACGTGCG encodes the following:
- a CDS encoding phosphoketolase; the encoded protein is MTSTTSDPQPATGAAPVAPGPFAAAEARTAWRTGSGRLDDATLRRIEKFWRAANYLSVGQIYLLDNPLMRRPLHRDDVKPRLLGHWGTTPGLNFLYAHLNRAIAEREQSTIYITGPGHGGPGLVASAYLDGTYSEVYSDITEDEEGMRRLFRQFSFPGGIPSHVAPETPGSIHEGGELGYALSHAYGAAFDNPHLLVAAVVGDGEAETGPLATSWHSNKFVNPQQDGIVLPILHLNGYKIANPTILARIGDDELTDLMRGYGHTPYVFVAGFDDEDELEIHRRFAVLLDEVLDDIAAIKARAAQGDLTRPMYPMIVFRTPKGWTGPAEIDGKKTTGSWRAHQVPLASARDTPEHLAVLEEWLQSYRPSELFDATGRPDAEITALAPAGDLRMSANPHANGGQLLRDLRLPDFRDFAQDVPSPGATFAEAPRVLGEFLTEVIRRNPDNFRIFGPDETASNRLQGVYDVTAKQWNAEFYGGDVDEHMERAGRVMEMLSEHQCQGWLEGYLLTGRHGLFTSYEAFIHIVDSMFNQHAKWLKVTNHIPWRRPIASLNYLLSSHVWRQDHNGFSHQDPGFIDHVVNKKAEVVRVYLPPDANTLLSTYDHCLRSRQYVNVVVAGKQPAPNFLTMEQAVAHCTRGLGIWEWAGSEVKDEEPDVVLACAGDVPTVEVLAAADILRRELPQLKVRVVNVVDLMRLQDAREHPHGLSDREFDTIFTADRPIVFAYHGYPWLIHRLTYRRNGHANLHVRGYKEEGTTTTPFDMVMLNDLDRFHLVIDVIDHVHWLRASQAGLRQRMVDERIRAREYTRTHGEDIPEVRDWVWPDAGDAASKEEIAASLSTGGDNE